Proteins from one Triticum aestivum cultivar Chinese Spring chromosome 7A, IWGSC CS RefSeq v2.1, whole genome shotgun sequence genomic window:
- the LOC123151991 gene encoding histone H3.2, whose product MARTKQTARKSTGGKAPRKQLATKAARKSAPATGGVKKPHRFRPGTVALREIRKYQKSTELLIRKLPFQRLVREIAQDFKTDLRFQSSAVSALQEAAEAYLVGLFEDTNLCAIHAKRVTIMPKDIQLARRIRGERA is encoded by the coding sequence ATGGCCCGCACGAAGCAGACGGCCCGCAAGTCCACCGGCGGCAAGGCGCCCAGGAAGCAGCTCGCCACCAAGGCTGCTCGCAAGTCGGCGCCGGCGACCGGCGGCGTGAAGAAGCCCCACCGCTTCAGGCCGGGAACCGTCGCCCTCCGTGAGATCCGCAAGTACCAGAAGAGCACGGAGCTGCTCATCCGCAAGCTCCCCTTCCAGCGTCTGGTGCGGGAGATCGCGCAGGACTTCAAGACCGACCTCCGCTTCCAGTCCTCCGCCGTCTCTGCGCTGCAGGAGGCCGCCGAGGCGTACCTGGTGGGGCTGTTCGAGGACACCAACCTGTGCGCCATCCACGCCAAGCGCGTCACcatcatgcccaaggacatccaGCTCGCCCGCCGCATCCGTGGGGAGCGCGCCTAG